From a region of the uncultured Draconibacterium sp. genome:
- a CDS encoding PKD domain-containing protein — MASKLTEITTKYHTFVENQVLTENQLNEFITYFDDQDRLTRVFLNGVGLVCGFKVSKSGTKITISQGVGVTTDGDLIQLQKAVKKSPLKKLATGSLTFSMYKKFKDDAASYSRFRKLTGGDEMAFEVIDLYELHPEDTDVEDVSPLSELLDLNNMVVLLYLESFADYGDLCTAIDCDNQGVAQINRLRVLLVSKVDAEFIASNDVIYTNHDRFEQYFNLPEPAVKRVVLNQINTSKYEELKRAYYDAIKGSTFSKTNTVTQLGQGISLIVKNFGKLLQVSISKTSLSSALSKLNSYYSFSPYGVPSDIQYRYDLLKDLVDTYNELKDLLLQLKQICLPDITAFPKHLMLGLLSEINNEPKDLRHVFYPSPASGCDCKEIEKAKSLLLRLFELINNYNIKSGEIRITPSNKLPELSKRSIPFYYRLDANFLKAWDYSKTKLFKHNYNLGYRTENLASAPQVQDPLNYNMDTFDFYRIEGHQGKDYRDVLEELDDQKKKYGLSFDVKALSVKLKSDDLDIDDYECEFEDLKVMLKAWTKEQDCILAEVASFFSAFSTKIPGANIRENELDLKRATAINTNFDVNYTAAVAYQPVYYKASVGTATKALYEEEVKGKAVEDNITTVEDTIGVEMIKAIEETKGGSVNDIIANASKKLEVKVDTEEWNAEPELKEFVVDKSVELMAHTYVLTQRMPVAVNLVDVSRVNDYKLSLTQLCSLVKKLKAKYRSTKLSVGLQSFTGLLINQLSTVCCSGKKLEVLLDEVNARKEQILLRLQLSKFIEQHPGLEHKAGVEPGGTLVLVYKNSKTTRDVRNVLSDTKLSRPSIATEELMASKAMISDKIMNLESLSLTERSTVLKSATELIKYEDYTSRLREINVLDRLIPTEQIADNTVVADFALPYMCCSDCAPINYIISKPPATLRLSRNTYCLLTDTDPILYEVSPSDGEIGMNPEVSGVSIENGKISIVADNFPEEMFGQLIHFTVDNQVTDAVLTVYRGIQVDFDVPAEPTTEATHRFVPAGDLKGTGFFWEFGDGATSTAQNPSHTYKLPVNDENKVTVRLTATAANGICKTTVEHDIVFAEIKPEISLDPDAFCASDKTEYPFKVTPEGAKVEISGDGVITNNAGGFSFVPAAAKPGTITFLLNGEDSGLSVTVHAAPVAACTPKQLENQNLLVISNESKNASTFEWNINGSPQTTTNLDSLTINIKPDDPSEWKITLIARGADVCPADRMSTSITTKYIEETPVNTCVEETKAAILGDARILATIKPDPDGILANILKQTRSIYGGSSDFNKGVLDRIDEFLKGEANGELEVMFPKLLNDTSGMVVELANNPELQKMALTLLELQLRLFYNILGCQDNEVIKKFADLIDSILNQILGMLKKLQGMRIIFSDTMKKFIDVYAKKVAELILLGEHMKIIIANKFI, encoded by the coding sequence ATGGCATCGAAATTAACAGAAATCACAACCAAGTATCATACTTTTGTCGAAAACCAGGTATTGACTGAAAACCAGTTGAATGAGTTTATTACATACTTCGACGACCAGGACCGTTTGACGCGTGTTTTCCTGAACGGAGTTGGACTTGTTTGCGGATTCAAGGTCAGCAAAAGCGGAACGAAAATTACTATTTCGCAAGGTGTTGGTGTAACTACCGATGGCGATTTAATTCAATTGCAGAAAGCCGTAAAAAAGTCGCCTTTAAAGAAATTAGCGACCGGCTCGCTGACGTTTTCCATGTACAAAAAATTTAAGGATGATGCCGCTTCCTATTCACGCTTCCGAAAACTAACAGGAGGTGATGAAATGGCCTTTGAAGTGATCGATCTGTATGAACTTCATCCTGAAGATACAGATGTTGAAGATGTTAGTCCGTTAAGCGAACTGCTGGATTTGAATAATATGGTTGTTTTGCTTTACCTGGAATCATTTGCCGATTATGGCGACCTGTGTACGGCCATTGATTGCGATAACCAGGGGGTTGCCCAGATTAATCGTCTTCGGGTATTACTGGTTTCGAAGGTCGATGCCGAATTTATTGCTTCCAACGATGTAATTTATACCAATCACGACCGCTTTGAGCAGTATTTCAATCTGCCTGAACCGGCGGTAAAACGTGTGGTGCTAAATCAAATTAATACCTCGAAATACGAAGAATTGAAACGCGCGTACTACGATGCGATTAAAGGCAGCACCTTCAGTAAAACCAATACGGTTACACAACTCGGACAAGGCATCAGTTTGATCGTAAAAAACTTTGGTAAATTGTTACAGGTCAGTATTTCCAAAACGTCGCTGAGTTCCGCGCTTTCAAAACTAAACAGTTATTATTCTTTTAGTCCATATGGAGTGCCTTCCGATATTCAATACCGTTACGATCTGCTAAAAGATCTGGTAGATACGTACAACGAATTAAAAGATTTGCTGCTTCAGCTCAAACAAATTTGTTTGCCCGATATTACTGCGTTCCCAAAACACCTGATGCTGGGATTGTTGTCGGAAATCAATAACGAACCCAAAGATCTTCGTCACGTTTTTTACCCTTCGCCTGCTTCCGGCTGCGACTGCAAAGAGATTGAAAAAGCTAAAAGCCTTTTGCTGAGATTATTTGAATTGATTAATAATTATAATATCAAATCGGGTGAGATCAGGATTACTCCTTCGAATAAATTGCCTGAACTAAGTAAACGCAGCATTCCGTTTTATTACAGGCTTGATGCCAACTTTTTAAAGGCCTGGGATTATTCGAAAACAAAATTATTTAAACACAACTACAACCTTGGATACCGGACTGAAAATCTGGCATCGGCGCCGCAGGTTCAGGATCCGCTGAACTATAACATGGATACCTTTGATTTTTACCGTATTGAAGGCCACCAGGGAAAAGATTACCGCGATGTATTGGAGGAGCTCGATGATCAGAAAAAAAAGTACGGTCTTTCATTCGATGTAAAAGCACTTTCTGTAAAACTTAAATCGGATGACCTGGATATTGACGATTACGAATGCGAATTCGAGGATTTGAAAGTGATGCTAAAAGCCTGGACAAAAGAGCAGGATTGTATTCTTGCCGAAGTGGCAAGTTTCTTTTCTGCTTTTAGTACCAAAATACCAGGTGCCAATATTCGCGAAAATGAACTCGATCTGAAAAGGGCAACTGCTATCAATACCAATTTCGATGTAAATTATACTGCTGCAGTGGCGTACCAACCCGTTTACTACAAAGCAAGTGTTGGAACGGCAACAAAAGCATTGTACGAGGAAGAGGTAAAAGGCAAGGCTGTGGAAGATAATATTACCACCGTTGAAGATACCATTGGCGTGGAGATGATTAAGGCGATAGAGGAGACCAAAGGGGGATCGGTAAACGATATTATTGCCAATGCCAGCAAAAAACTGGAGGTGAAGGTTGACACCGAAGAATGGAATGCCGAACCCGAATTAAAAGAATTTGTTGTGGATAAATCGGTGGAATTGATGGCACACACCTATGTGCTCACTCAACGAATGCCGGTTGCGGTTAACCTGGTCGATGTAAGCCGGGTAAACGATTATAAACTGTCGTTAACGCAGTTGTGCAGCCTGGTGAAAAAATTAAAGGCGAAATATCGAAGTACGAAACTTTCGGTTGGCTTACAGTCGTTCACAGGCTTGTTGATTAACCAGTTATCTACGGTATGTTGTTCAGGTAAAAAACTCGAAGTATTGCTGGATGAAGTAAATGCACGAAAGGAACAGATACTGCTGCGTTTACAGCTTTCGAAATTTATTGAACAGCATCCGGGGCTGGAACATAAAGCCGGTGTTGAGCCGGGCGGAACGCTTGTTCTGGTGTACAAAAACAGTAAAACAACACGTGATGTACGTAATGTCCTTTCTGACACGAAACTTTCCAGACCATCGATTGCGACTGAGGAGCTTATGGCATCGAAAGCAATGATCTCGGATAAGATCATGAACCTGGAGAGTTTGTCATTAACAGAGCGGTCAACCGTGTTGAAAAGTGCCACAGAACTGATAAAATATGAAGACTATACTTCACGTTTAAGAGAAATTAATGTGCTCGACCGGTTGATTCCAACTGAACAAATTGCTGATAACACAGTGGTAGCTGATTTTGCGTTGCCTTACATGTGTTGCTCTGATTGTGCACCGATCAATTACATCATTTCAAAACCGCCGGCAACATTACGGCTTTCCCGCAATACATATTGCCTGTTAACGGATACCGATCCGATACTTTATGAAGTTTCACCAAGCGATGGAGAAATTGGAATGAACCCTGAGGTTTCAGGAGTGAGTATTGAAAACGGCAAAATTTCTATTGTAGCCGATAATTTTCCTGAGGAGATGTTCGGTCAGCTCATTCACTTTACGGTTGACAACCAGGTAACAGATGCCGTCCTAACGGTTTACCGGGGAATTCAGGTTGATTTTGATGTACCTGCCGAACCAACTACCGAGGCAACTCATCGTTTTGTTCCTGCCGGCGATCTGAAAGGCACGGGCTTTTTCTGGGAATTTGGAGATGGAGCAACTTCTACCGCTCAAAATCCTTCACACACCTATAAATTACCTGTTAACGATGAGAACAAAGTTACGGTGCGATTAACGGCTACAGCAGCCAACGGCATATGCAAGACAACTGTTGAACACGATATTGTTTTTGCTGAAATTAAACCCGAAATCAGTCTGGATCCTGATGCATTCTGCGCCAGCGATAAAACGGAATATCCGTTTAAGGTGACACCGGAAGGAGCTAAAGTAGAAATATCGGGTGATGGAGTGATTACGAATAATGCCGGAGGATTTAGTTTTGTTCCGGCGGCAGCAAAACCCGGAACGATTACCTTCTTGTTAAACGGTGAAGATTCTGGATTATCGGTTACTGTTCATGCAGCACCGGTAGCAGCTTGTACGCCTAAACAGCTTGAAAATCAAAATCTGCTGGTTATTAGCAACGAATCTAAAAACGCTTCAACGTTTGAATGGAACATAAATGGTTCACCACAGACGACAACAAATCTCGATTCATTAACGATCAATATTAAACCGGATGATCCTTCGGAATGGAAGATTACGCTGATTGCAAGAGGCGCAGATGTTTGCCCGGCAGATCGTATGAGTACATCAATAACAACCAAATATATAGAGGAAACGCCGGTAAATACCTGTGTTGAAGAAACAAAAGCTGCAATACTGGGCGATGCGAGAATCCTGGCAACCATTAAACCCGATCCGGATGGGATTCTGGCAAATATACTTAAACAAACTCGCAGTATTTATGGCGGTTCCAGCGATTTCAACAAGGGTGTTCTCGATCGTATCGACGAGTTTTTAAAAGGCGAAGCAAACGGCGAGCTGGAGGTTATGTTCCCGAAACTATTGAATGATACCTCAGGAATGGTAGTGGAGCTGGCAAATAATCCGGAATTGCAGAAAATGGCGTTGACTTTGCTCGAGTTACAATTGCGACTCTTTTACAACATTCTTGGGTGCCAGGACAACGAAGTGATCAAAAAATTTGCTGATCTCATTGACAGTATTTTAAACCAGATACTTGGGATGTTGAAAAAGTTGCAGGGAATGCGAATTATTTTCAGCGATACCATGAAAAAATTTATTGATGTGTACGCTAAAAAAGTAGCTGAGCTCATACTTCTGGGTGAACACATGAAAATCATTATTGCGAATAAATTTATTTGA
- a CDS encoding GPW/gp25 family protein has translation MEVNMQEYNSFLGRGWSFPPEFKKGTKSVKLLENEEDIKSSLEILLSTRLGERIMVPDYGCNLDELLFKPLNLTLKTYVIDLIKRAILYHEPRIDVNKIAIDPMNELEGELLINIDYTIRSTNSRKNMVFPFYKTEGSET, from the coding sequence TTGGAGGTTAACATGCAGGAATACAACTCATTTTTAGGACGCGGATGGAGTTTCCCCCCGGAATTTAAAAAGGGGACAAAAAGTGTAAAACTTCTGGAGAATGAAGAGGACATTAAAAGTAGTCTGGAGATATTATTGTCGACACGCCTGGGCGAACGAATTATGGTTCCCGATTACGGGTGTAATCTCGACGAATTGCTCTTTAAACCTTTAAATCTTACGCTGAAAACCTATGTGATCGACTTGATAAAAAGAGCCATTCTTTATCATGAACCGCGGATTGATGTGAATAAAATTGCCATCGATCCGATGAATGAACTGGAAGGCGAACTGCTGATCAATATCGATTATACCATCCGGTCGACCAACTCGCGAAAAAATATGGTATTCCCGTTTTATAAAACCGAAGGCAGCGAAACATAA
- a CDS encoding ATP-binding protein — translation MIKAVIDYLDKVVRLRFDDAMKGNKSVIPEFVPVGHANNSLKNFIQEDELGGAETIVLFIALVPHLSPEFFNNIIAEYLPNGGDFPEFGGVKGKNHRGILPTGETVLYILAGSDIEKRMEVAKLFDEDHLFFQKNVLNIEPVPAGEPKMSGRLVLDDEYVDLFVSGKISRPKLSSDFPAQRITTKQEWSDLVLKEKTFEEIKELETWLNYNEQLMEEWSMRDKIKPGFRVLFYGPSGTGKTMTTCLLGKYTGRDVYRVDLSMVISKYIGETEKNLSGLFNKAEHKNWILFFDEADSLFGKRTNVRDAHDKYANQEVSYLLQRIEAHNGLVILASNMKGNIDSAFTRRFNAFIEFDPPTVAERLKLWQVYMPKSNKLHKDIRLEELAKNYELTGANIVNIIHYAGLLSIQKGNAMLNMETLLAGIRKEYKKEGRILQQ, via the coding sequence ATGATAAAAGCTGTTATAGATTATCTGGACAAAGTTGTACGACTTCGGTTTGATGACGCAATGAAAGGAAATAAGTCTGTCATTCCTGAGTTTGTCCCTGTCGGTCATGCTAACAATTCTTTAAAAAATTTTATTCAGGAAGATGAATTAGGTGGAGCAGAAACAATTGTTCTTTTTATAGCATTGGTTCCGCACCTTTCTCCTGAATTCTTTAATAATATCATTGCTGAATACCTGCCAAATGGTGGCGATTTCCCCGAATTTGGAGGAGTGAAAGGAAAAAACCACCGCGGAATATTACCAACCGGCGAAACCGTTTTATATATTCTTGCAGGAAGTGACATTGAGAAACGAATGGAGGTAGCAAAACTGTTTGATGAGGATCATTTGTTTTTCCAAAAAAACGTGTTGAACATTGAACCGGTTCCTGCGGGCGAACCCAAAATGAGTGGCCGCCTTGTTCTCGACGATGAATATGTTGATCTGTTTGTTTCCGGTAAAATTTCACGACCAAAACTTAGCAGTGACTTCCCGGCTCAGCGAATCACAACCAAGCAGGAATGGAGTGATTTGGTTTTAAAAGAAAAGACATTCGAAGAAATTAAAGAGCTTGAAACGTGGTTAAACTACAACGAGCAGTTAATGGAAGAATGGAGCATGCGTGATAAAATTAAACCGGGATTTCGGGTATTGTTTTATGGCCCGTCTGGCACCGGAAAAACTATGACGACTTGTTTGCTTGGAAAATATACCGGAAGAGATGTTTATCGTGTTGATTTGTCGATGGTAATTTCGAAATATATTGGTGAGACCGAGAAAAACTTGTCGGGATTATTTAACAAGGCAGAACACAAAAACTGGATATTGTTTTTTGATGAGGCCGACTCGCTTTTTGGTAAACGCACCAATGTTAGAGATGCTCACGATAAATACGCCAACCAGGAAGTTTCGTACCTGTTGCAGCGCATAGAAGCCCACAACGGGTTAGTGATTTTGGCATCGAATATGAAAGGAAATATCGATAGTGCTTTTACCCGCCGTTTTAATGCTTTTATTGAGTTCGATCCTCCTACGGTTGCTGAACGCCTGAAACTCTGGCAGGTGTATATGCCCAAAAGCAACAAGTTGCACAAGGACATTCGTTTGGAGGAGCTGGCCAAAAATTACGAGTTAACAGGTGCAAACATTGTCAATATCATTCACTATGCCGGTTTGCTTTCCATACAGAAGGGCAATGCGATGTTGAATATGGAAACTCTGCTCGCCGGAATCCGAAAAGAATATAAAAAAGAGGGTAGAATTCTACAGCAATGA
- a CDS encoding DUF4157 domain-containing protein, whose product MKTSVIKQDAAKSSENRTPFFSNTKADSFFASSDLNSKMSVQMQPEEEEEPVQTQRKGNLQFQEEEEEAVQTQSSEEEEEEMVQPKMQASQPGSQIQQTARTGFMGSPVAYPFFNQIQTSFGKHDVSGIQSFTDSNAGNANRKMGSLAYAAGNKVAFRGAPSLHTAAHEAAHVVQQRKGVSLKSGIGRPGDSYEQHADAVANKVVQGKSAESILSTIPGSANASSRPIQFAVASGSDWLGEFWDAYVYPGHQPGTDQGGRDVGRQVRSFQRLSNRSTHEEGGQTIIDVNDRGLTGGQTLNDSEQIVGPAASGPRQWTIDLTTHELFDPQPALADVIQNAIGDCYLLATLQSMASRGGGRTQLVNAVSESGNGFNVEFYRIKIIGNKALVDSNSRIRVSLGRNHNPNGVQLREKAGTMTQAQARELMQNSSYASQIQAGDSFNVNWTKRIVWPWAIERAYAAVAGGFNRIEGGFSALPIMALTGETPFQVFNLTSYSLAQLANVLTILNNATDNDTIITSWTYNTLNTIYNRSFVVDSADRRRGIRLIGNDGVVTAWIPWREIANYISDFVILDPFGPLNGRPVLTTKADHPNWIQAIINASATGGAVISGTLSTICLGQGLLLAPAHIYSITSLSAAGAQTSNPWSILHPGLVSPSQLRKAFGRLTFKP is encoded by the coding sequence ATGAAGACTAGTGTAATAAAACAAGATGCTGCAAAGAGTAGCGAGAACCGGACTCCATTTTTTTCGAACACAAAAGCTGATTCGTTTTTTGCCTCGTCTGATTTAAACAGTAAAATGTCGGTTCAAATGCAGCCGGAAGAAGAGGAAGAACCTGTTCAAACACAACGAAAAGGAAATCTTCAATTTCAGGAAGAAGAGGAGGAAGCAGTTCAGACGCAATCATCGGAGGAAGAAGAGGAAGAGATGGTTCAACCAAAGATGCAAGCGTCTCAACCCGGAAGTCAGATACAACAAACTGCACGTACAGGATTTATGGGAAGCCCGGTAGCTTATCCGTTTTTCAATCAAATTCAAACATCTTTCGGAAAGCATGATGTGTCAGGCATACAGTCTTTTACGGATTCAAATGCAGGGAATGCAAACCGTAAAATGGGATCATTGGCCTATGCTGCAGGAAACAAAGTTGCATTTCGTGGGGCGCCTAGTCTTCACACGGCAGCACACGAAGCGGCGCACGTAGTTCAGCAACGGAAAGGGGTGAGCTTAAAATCGGGTATTGGCAGGCCCGGTGATTCGTACGAACAACATGCCGATGCAGTTGCCAATAAAGTAGTTCAGGGAAAAAGCGCTGAATCAATCCTCTCAACTATTCCGGGAAGTGCCAACGCGAGCTCCAGACCTATTCAGTTTGCTGTTGCAAGTGGAAGTGATTGGCTCGGTGAATTCTGGGATGCCTATGTTTATCCCGGACATCAGCCCGGCACCGATCAGGGGGGGCGCGATGTGGGACGACAGGTAAGGTCGTTTCAGCGGCTGAGTAATCGCTCGACACATGAAGAAGGAGGGCAAACGATAATAGATGTAAATGACCGCGGGCTTACAGGCGGACAAACATTAAATGATTCGGAGCAAATTGTCGGACCGGCAGCCAGCGGCCCACGACAGTGGACTATCGATTTAACCACGCATGAATTGTTTGATCCTCAGCCAGCCCTGGCTGATGTGATACAAAATGCAATTGGAGATTGTTATTTGCTGGCTACCTTGCAGAGTATGGCTTCCAGAGGAGGAGGGCGTACACAACTGGTAAACGCTGTTAGTGAATCGGGAAATGGTTTTAATGTCGAGTTTTATCGAATAAAAATTATTGGAAACAAGGCACTCGTTGATTCAAACTCAAGAATACGTGTTTCGCTGGGGCGGAATCATAATCCAAATGGAGTTCAATTAAGGGAAAAAGCTGGAACAATGACACAGGCTCAGGCACGCGAGCTTATGCAGAACAGCAGTTACGCTTCACAAATTCAGGCAGGAGATTCTTTTAATGTGAATTGGACGAAAAGAATAGTTTGGCCATGGGCTATTGAACGTGCCTATGCTGCGGTGGCCGGTGGTTTTAATCGTATTGAGGGCGGTTTCTCAGCATTGCCAATAATGGCATTAACCGGCGAAACGCCATTCCAGGTTTTCAATTTGACTTCTTACAGCCTGGCCCAACTTGCTAATGTTTTAACCATTTTGAATAATGCAACAGACAATGATACCATTATAACTTCGTGGACATATAACACGCTGAATACGATTTATAACAGAAGTTTTGTTGTTGATTCTGCTGATAGAAGACGTGGAATTCGCCTTATCGGAAATGATGGAGTAGTGACTGCGTGGATTCCCTGGCGTGAAATTGCAAATTACATTTCCGATTTTGTTATTTTGGATCCATTTGGCCCGCTTAACGGAAGGCCTGTTCTAACTACTAAAGCAGACCATCCGAATTGGATACAGGCAATTATTAATGCATCAGCCACGGGAGGCGCCGTGATAAGTGGTACCTTGTCGACAATATGTCTGGGACAGGGATTATTATTAGCTCCGGCTCATATTTATTCCATCACATCGTTATCGGCTGCCGGTGCCCAAACTTCTAATCCTTGGTCAATTCTGCATCCGGGGTTGGTTTCTCCTTCGCAACTGCGGAAGGCCTTTGGAAGGCTAACATTTAAACCATAA
- a CDS encoding contractile injection system tape measure protein, with product MNADRHIIDKVFLDINAINETEAYWLKDHISSFLNDQVFPDLEQLFNEMDVDDSISRFERIDLDISLDNWDNPDALRKEIENQLRQKMSIAAIEKRYPVYGDNNRSKGISEYHQVKKISGGQNLQSIFFIFLKNGNLPWYGHKSDIDKLISEKEWINSLETERFVTGIKKLLNADETALERFVLQLPVRNVLQFIDLLGEFDLSDNRERNTFVERLNYPLRNQFISVLLKIGLQQPEMIWKPDLLHFYAAYLTENYPEKSIDEQIHQLKNISLHTSLVLSQQDCEEVSVLLKQSTRNQLTEKGVTKQKERKIENDPTIISRNNNFTEEKEPLFFEQEAGDIIVQNAGQVLFHPFLKLFFQQFNWLDEEGNIKFEDRFKAIQALHYCATGNEQFFEGDLVLEKFLCDVPLQKTVPATSLLNESIKKEADNLLRELIKNWPVLKNTSPDGLREMFVKRSGKLIQKDRNFKLIVERKTQDILLEKLQWNISIIKLPWKKELIFVEW from the coding sequence TTGAATGCCGACCGACATATCATTGATAAGGTTTTTCTCGATATCAATGCGATAAACGAGACCGAAGCTTACTGGTTAAAAGACCACATCAGTTCGTTTCTGAATGATCAGGTTTTTCCGGACCTCGAACAACTTTTTAATGAAATGGATGTCGATGACAGCATCTCACGTTTTGAACGAATCGATTTGGATATTTCGTTGGATAACTGGGATAATCCTGATGCCTTGCGAAAAGAAATCGAAAACCAACTTCGGCAAAAAATGTCAATTGCAGCCATCGAAAAACGTTATCCGGTATATGGTGATAACAATCGGTCAAAAGGCATTTCTGAGTACCATCAGGTCAAAAAAATATCCGGTGGGCAGAATCTGCAAAGTATATTTTTCATCTTTCTGAAGAACGGTAATTTACCGTGGTACGGGCATAAATCAGATATCGATAAGCTGATATCGGAAAAGGAATGGATAAATAGTTTGGAAACGGAGCGTTTTGTTACAGGAATAAAAAAGCTTCTTAATGCCGATGAAACAGCCCTTGAAAGGTTTGTGTTGCAACTACCGGTTCGAAATGTATTGCAGTTTATAGACTTACTTGGAGAATTTGATCTGTCTGATAATCGCGAAAGGAACACTTTTGTTGAACGCCTGAATTATCCGCTCAGAAATCAGTTTATTTCTGTTTTACTGAAGATCGGTTTACAACAGCCTGAAATGATTTGGAAACCTGATCTGCTGCATTTTTACGCAGCTTACTTAACAGAGAATTACCCCGAAAAATCAATTGACGAACAAATTCATCAGCTTAAAAATATTTCTCTACACACAAGTTTAGTGCTTTCGCAACAAGATTGCGAAGAGGTTTCAGTTTTGTTAAAACAGAGCACTCGAAATCAACTTACTGAAAAAGGGGTAACAAAACAAAAAGAGCGTAAAATTGAAAATGATCCAACCATTATTTCACGAAACAACAATTTTACGGAGGAAAAAGAACCGCTGTTTTTTGAGCAAGAGGCCGGCGATATTATCGTTCAAAATGCAGGGCAGGTTCTTTTTCACCCTTTTTTGAAATTGTTTTTTCAGCAATTTAACTGGCTTGATGAAGAAGGAAACATAAAGTTTGAAGATCGGTTTAAAGCTATACAGGCGCTTCATTATTGTGCCACAGGAAATGAACAGTTTTTTGAAGGAGATCTGGTGCTGGAAAAATTTCTGTGTGATGTGCCCCTGCAAAAAACAGTCCCGGCAACCAGTTTGCTCAATGAAAGCATAAAAAAGGAGGCTGATAACCTGCTTCGCGAACTCATCAAAAACTGGCCGGTCTTAAAAAATACTTCTCCTGATGGTTTACGCGAAATGTTTGTAAAACGAAGTGGCAAGCTCATTCAAAAAGATCGGAATTTTAAGCTGATCGTTGAACGAAAAACACAGGACATCCTGTTGGAGAAATTACAATGGAACATTTCCATTATTAAACTGCCGTGGAAAAAGGAATTAATATTTGTAGAATGGTAA
- a CDS encoding PAAR domain-containing protein: MPPAARINDMHTCPMVNPGPVPHVGGPILPPGEPTVLIEGIPAARVGDMATCTGPPDTIIMGSGTVFIGGMPAARVGDLTAHGGTIVMGSGTVMIGG, from the coding sequence ATGCCACCAGCAGCAAGAATAAATGATATGCACACCTGTCCGATGGTTAATCCGGGGCCTGTCCCTCATGTTGGAGGACCGATTTTACCACCCGGTGAACCAACGGTACTGATTGAAGGAATACCGGCCGCCCGGGTAGGAGATATGGCTACCTGCACAGGCCCGCCAGATACCATTATAATGGGATCGGGAACGGTATTTATTGGTGGAATGCCCGCCGCCCGTGTTGGTGATCTTACTGCACACGGCGGAACAATAGTAATGGGAAGTGGAACAGTAATGATTGGAGGTTAA
- a CDS encoding DUF1080 domain-containing protein has product MKKLSLLLILAGCIACNKEKAPETIHLFNGTDLSGWHADVPDADNNSNIEKSFVVRDSLLVSMGDPRGHLITDSVYQNYRLEVEYRFAGNPGNCGVLVHASTPRALYDMFPQSLEVQMQHGDAGDFWCIVEDIEVPDMVVRRGPKEEWGITEGKKRRILNLTDDSEKPLGEWNNMVIECVADTIKVWVNDDLVNHGYNCTVTKGQIAVQAEGAEVEFKKIDLAPILKTTPID; this is encoded by the coding sequence GTGAAAAAACTTAGTTTATTACTTATATTGGCAGGATGTATTGCCTGTAACAAGGAAAAGGCACCTGAAACAATACACTTGTTTAACGGAACAGATTTATCGGGTTGGCATGCTGATGTGCCTGATGCTGACAATAACTCCAATATTGAGAAATCGTTTGTAGTTCGCGATTCTTTGCTGGTAAGTATGGGTGATCCGAGGGGCCATTTAATTACTGATTCGGTTTATCAGAACTACCGGCTGGAAGTGGAATATCGCTTTGCAGGTAATCCGGGTAACTGTGGCGTTTTGGTACATGCTTCAACACCCCGGGCTTTATATGATATGTTTCCTCAATCGTTGGAGGTACAAATGCAGCATGGCGATGCCGGCGATTTTTGGTGTATTGTTGAAGATATTGAAGTGCCGGATATGGTTGTAAGACGCGGACCAAAGGAAGAGTGGGGGATTACTGAAGGTAAAAAACGCCGGATACTGAACCTGACAGATGATTCGGAAAAACCTTTGGGTGAATGGAACAACATGGTAATTGAATGTGTGGCTGACACCATAAAAGTTTGGGTAAACGACGATCTCGTAAATCACGGTTATAATTGTACTGTCACCAAAGGACAAATTGCCGTTCAAGCGGAAGGAGCAGAGGTTGAATTCAAAAAGATTGATCTAGCTCCTATTCTCAAAACCACACCGATTGATTAA